In one Lycium barbarum isolate Lr01 chromosome 7, ASM1917538v2, whole genome shotgun sequence genomic region, the following are encoded:
- the LOC132604500 gene encoding UPF0481 protein At3g47200-like, translated as MSQGKMKEEDISYTNAKTEDHVLLDIVQEEEDLVQSIGEKMKNISSVHRINKVPQELKQGSEHDYSPKLVSIGPFHHGVATLNDMEEHKWCYLNTLVSRKPINTQTILENCVKTLRNLEDKARKCYGENTIDQIGSNEFVQMMLLDSCFIIELFIKFAIKGFRRRDDISFSNYEMFCRLRCDLILLENQIPFLVLHQMFHLVPIPKGCTYSLIQLALLFFRKLIPGEGLVTTERFGPEVHHLLDLVHQCYLPTSAQIRSSGVEKHTHEVLRLHRVGIKFKKAISDSVMNIRFTKDGVLEIPPLKIHSYSEILFKNMVAMELCGTSRSGPKHVVSYVYLMKSLVRFENDARYFTRREILDSSSSNDKEILELFTRLHVDFDVKDFYYSGLCDKVNKYKKETMWTQCCQKISHVFKKTSKGITS; from the coding sequence ATGTCTCAAGGAAAGATGAAGGAAGAAGATATATCCTACACAAATGCGAAAACCGAAGATCATGTATTACTTGATATAGTGCAAGAAGAAGAAGATCTTGTACAATCAATTGgtgaaaagatgaaaaatatCTCAAGTGTTCATCGTATCAACAAAGTTCCTCAAGAACTTAAACAGGGAAGTGAACATGATTACTCTCCTAAGTTAGTCTCTATAGGTCCTTTTCACCATGGAGTTGCCACCCTTAACGACATGGAGGAACATAAGTGGTGTTATCTCAACACACTTGTTAGTCGAAAACCAATAAACACACAAACCATTTTAGAGAATTGTGTGAAAACACTTAGAAATTTAGAGGACAAAGCTAGGAAATGCTATGGAGAGAACACAATTGATCAAATTGGAAGTAATGAATTTGTCCAAATGATGTTGCTTGATAGTTGTTTTATCATTGAGCTCTTTATTAAGTTTGCTATAAAGGGTTTTCGACGTAGAGATGACATATCCTTTAGCAATTACGAGATGTTTTGTCGTCTTAGATGTGACTTGATACTACTCGAAAACCAAATCCCATTTCTTGTTCTTCACCAAATGTTTCACTTAGTTCCAATTCCTAAAGGATGTACTTACTCCCTTATTCAACTTGCCTTACTCTTTTTTAGAAAATTGATTCCAGGAGAAGGACTTGTAACTACAGAGAGATTTGGTCCTGAAGTTCACCATTTATTGGATTTAGTTCACCAATGTTATCTCCCAACCAGTGCTCAAATTCGCTCAAGTGGGGTAGAAAAACATACGCACGAGGTACTACGTCTTCATCGTGTAGGGATCAAGTTCAAGAAGGCAATAAGTGACAGCGTTATGAATATAAGATTTACCAAAGATGGAGTCTTGGAGATTCCACCATTGAAAATACACAGTTACTCTGAGATTTTGTTCAAAAATATGGTGGCAATGGAGCTGTGTGGTACCAGTAGAAGTGGCCCGAAGCATGTCGTGTCTTACGTTTACCTCATGAAAAGTCTTGTGAGGTTTGAAAATGATGCAAGGTATTTTACACGAAGGGAAATTTTGGACAGCAGTTCGTCTAATGATAAAGAGATTTTGGAACTGTTCACAAGGCTTCATGTGGATTTTGATGTCAAGGATTTCTATTATAGTGGACTTTGTGATAAAGTTAATAAATACAAGAAGGAAACTATGTGGACACAATGCTGCCAGAAAATTAGCCATGTATTTAAGAAGACTTCCAAAGGAATTACAAGCTAA
- the LOC132604501 gene encoding ubiquitin-conjugating enzyme E2 32 isoform X1: MASVDKYNMKNPAVKRILQELKEMQSNPSHDFMSLPLEENIFEWQFAIRGPGDSEFEGGIYHGRIQLPAEYPFKPPSFMLLTPNGRFETQTKICLSISNHHPEHWQPSWSVRTALVALIAFMPTSPNGALGSLDYTKEERRALAIKSRETAPRYGTPERQKLMDEIHEYMLSKAPPVPEATSSPAPDEQNINREDEVQVSPENPTDDAAEEMRPNPPVADTTTEERRELALDADPVQAPIEAPAVRPTEHRILHTPQQSVPRQADDRIFTWAAVGLTIAILALLLKKFMKANGHGAVFMDES, encoded by the exons ATGGCGTCAGTGGACAAGTACAATATGAAGAATCCAGCTGTGAAGAGAATATTACAGGAACTTAAAGAAATGCAATCTAATCCTTCCCATGATTTCATGAGCCTTCCTCTCGAG GAGAACATATTTGAATGGCAATTTGCAATCAGGGGTCCAGGAGACTCTGAGTTTGAAGGGGGGATTTATCATGGACGAATCCAGTTGCCTGCTGAATATCCTTTCAAGCCTCCTTCTTTCATGCTTTTGACT CCTAATGGACGTTTTGAAACCCAAACCAAGATATGTTTGAGTATTTCTAATCATCATCCTGAGCACTGGCAACCATCATGGAGTG TTCGGACCGCACTGGTAGCTCTGATCGCATTTATGCCTACCAGCCCAAATGGTGCCCTTGGATCACTAGACTATACAAAGGAAGAAAGGCGTGCTTTAGCTATTAAATCTCGTGAAACGGCTCCAAGGTATGGGACTCCTGAGCGCCAGAAGCTGATGGACGAG ATACATGAATACATGCTAAGCAAAGCACCCCCAGTTCCTGAAGCTACTTCGTCACCAGCTCCTGATGAACAGAATATTAACAGAGAGGACGAGGTCCAAGTGAGTCCTGAAAACCCCACCGACGACGCTGCTGAAGAAATGCGTCCTAATCCACCTGTTGCTGACACAACTACTGAAGAGAGACGTGAATTGGCTTTAGATGCTGATCCTGTACAGGCACCTATAGAGGCCCCTGCTGTACGGCCTACTGAGCATCGGATATTGCATACACCTCAACAGAGTGTTCCGAGACAAGCTGATGACCGTATATTCACATGGGCAGCAGTTGGACTTACAATTGCTATACTTGCACTTCTGTTAAAGAAATTCATGAAAGCTAATGGCCACGGTGCTGTCTTCATGGATGAATCCTAA
- the LOC132604501 gene encoding ubiquitin-conjugating enzyme E2 32 isoform X2: MSLPLEENIFEWQFAIRGPGDSEFEGGIYHGRIQLPAEYPFKPPSFMLLTPNGRFETQTKICLSISNHHPEHWQPSWSVRTALVALIAFMPTSPNGALGSLDYTKEERRALAIKSRETAPRYGTPERQKLMDEIHEYMLSKAPPVPEATSSPAPDEQNINREDEVQVSPENPTDDAAEEMRPNPPVADTTTEERRELALDADPVQAPIEAPAVRPTEHRILHTPQQSVPRQADDRIFTWAAVGLTIAILALLLKKFMKANGHGAVFMDES; the protein is encoded by the exons ATGAGCCTTCCTCTCGAG GAGAACATATTTGAATGGCAATTTGCAATCAGGGGTCCAGGAGACTCTGAGTTTGAAGGGGGGATTTATCATGGACGAATCCAGTTGCCTGCTGAATATCCTTTCAAGCCTCCTTCTTTCATGCTTTTGACT CCTAATGGACGTTTTGAAACCCAAACCAAGATATGTTTGAGTATTTCTAATCATCATCCTGAGCACTGGCAACCATCATGGAGTG TTCGGACCGCACTGGTAGCTCTGATCGCATTTATGCCTACCAGCCCAAATGGTGCCCTTGGATCACTAGACTATACAAAGGAAGAAAGGCGTGCTTTAGCTATTAAATCTCGTGAAACGGCTCCAAGGTATGGGACTCCTGAGCGCCAGAAGCTGATGGACGAG ATACATGAATACATGCTAAGCAAAGCACCCCCAGTTCCTGAAGCTACTTCGTCACCAGCTCCTGATGAACAGAATATTAACAGAGAGGACGAGGTCCAAGTGAGTCCTGAAAACCCCACCGACGACGCTGCTGAAGAAATGCGTCCTAATCCACCTGTTGCTGACACAACTACTGAAGAGAGACGTGAATTGGCTTTAGATGCTGATCCTGTACAGGCACCTATAGAGGCCCCTGCTGTACGGCCTACTGAGCATCGGATATTGCATACACCTCAACAGAGTGTTCCGAGACAAGCTGATGACCGTATATTCACATGGGCAGCAGTTGGACTTACAATTGCTATACTTGCACTTCTGTTAAAGAAATTCATGAAAGCTAATGGCCACGGTGCTGTCTTCATGGATGAATCCTAA
- the LOC132604502 gene encoding uncharacterized protein LOC132604502 isoform X1 yields the protein MGAQEKSPNSSNSMQRVKVYRLNDDGKWDDQGTGHVNVDYAERSEELGLLVVDEEDHETLLLHRISADDIYRKQEDTIISWRDPEYSTELALSFQETTGCSYIWDHICSVQRNMHFSSLNNETFHSVNSDLRELPPVELSTLPLILKSVVESGIADQLRVTELILNDQDFFRKLMDLFRISEDLENIENLHIIFKIVRGIIMLNSPQIFEKIFGDELMIDIIGCLEYDPDAPHVHHRNFLKEYVFFKEAIPIKDPIVLSKIHQTYRVGYLKDVILPRVLDDATVANLNSIIHSNNAVVVSLLKDDSTFIQDLFGKLKLPSAESKKNLVHFLHEFCTLSKSLQVVQQHRLFRDLVNEGIFDIIADALQSQDKKLVLMGTDVLILFLNQDPNLLRSYVIRPEGLALFGLLVKGMLTDFEDDMHCQFLEILRSLLDSYASGSQREAIVEIFYEKHLSQLIDVITSSCPANGTAQTVSNSESSDGGTGKQSSVKPEILLNICDLLCFCIVHHPYRIKCNFLLNNVIDKVLFLTRRKEKYLVVAAVRFMRTLISRNDEHLMNYIAKHNLLKPVVDVFVANGERYNLLNSAVLELFEHIRKDNMKILLKYLVDSFWDELVKFEKLTSIHSLKIKYEQSLDCSGTRSVGNLLDDPRKRVDDRGLEKEEEEYFNEDSDEEDSASASVANASRAQPQPALPNGSAPSVSPVRSGGLVDYDDDEDDEDYKPPPKKQSDNSDEDGSVESFPLKRKLSPKEEPEPRRLQRIAKGSKSRDSVFAALCSTLSQAVLPSKKTGSTAQDGPCSDGDKKSVESNHEEKENSTDHGSADGPCSDGDKKSVESNHEKENSTDNGCADLDNHDDQGPICPISFAENMHGSPDNKQRGDDYSLISSKSSPEMAVNGS from the exons ATGGGTGCTCAAGAGAAGTCACCTAACTCCAGTAATTCGATGCAG CGTGTAAAGGTTTATCGTCTGAATGACGATGGGAAATGGGATGATCAAGGAACAGGCCATGTTAATGTAGATTATGCAGAG AGATCAGAAGAACTAGGATTGCTTGTAGTTGATGAAGAAGATCACGAGACTTTGCTTCTGCACCGTATCAGTGCAGATGATATATATCGGAAGCAAGAAG ATACAATTATATCTTGGAGGGATCCGGAGTATTCAACTGAACTAGCTCTTAGCTTTCAAGAGACGACTGGTTGCTCCTATATATG gGACCATATATGTAGCGTGCAAAGGAATATGCACTTCAGTAGTCTTAACA ATGAGACATTTCATAGTGTCAACAGTGATTTGAGGGAGTTGCCCCCGGTCGAGCTTTCTACACTTCCCTTGATATTAAAG TCGGTTGTAGAGAGTGGCATTGCCGATCAGTTGCGTGTTACAGAACTTATACTGAACGAT CAAGATTTTTTCCGTAAGCTGATGGATTTATTTAGGATCTCTGAAGATCTGGAAAATATTGAGAATCTTCACATTATTTTCAAAATAGTGAGAGGAATCA TTATGCTCAATAGCCCTCAGATCTTTGAAAAAATATTTGGTGATGAGCTGATGATAGATATTATTGGGTGTCTTGAAT ATGATCCAGATGCTCCGCATGTTCATCATCGCAATTTTCTCAAAGAGTATGTGTTCTTCAAGGAG GCTATACCTATTAAAGATCCGATAGTCCTTTCAAAGATACATCAAACATACCGAGTTGGCTATCTAAAG GATGTCATTTTGCCTCGAGTGTTGGATGATGCGACAGTTGCAAACCTTAATTCCATAATCCATTCAAACAATGCAGTT GTTGTATCTCTCTTAAAAGATGATAGCACCTTCATTCAGGATTTGTTTGGAAAGTTGAAGTTGCCTTCTGCAGAGTCAAAGAAGAATTTG GTGCACTTTTTGCATGAGTTTTGTACTTTGAGTAAGAGTTTGCAGGTGGTCCAGCAACATCGGCTATTTAG GGATCTTGTTAATGAAGGCATATTCGATATCATAGCTGATGCTTTGCAGAGCCAAGACAAAAAGCTAGTCCTGATGGG GACAGACgtcctcattcttttcttgaatCAAGATCCAAATCTTCTGCGGTCTTATGTAATTCGTCCGGAAGGTCTTGCTCTGTTTGGTCTTCTG GTCAAAGGTATGCTAACAGACTTTGAGGATGACATGCACTGCCAGTTTCTTGAAATTCTGCGCAGTCTCTTGGATTCGTATGCATCAGGATCACAG AGGGAGGCAATTGTTGAAATTTTCTACGAGAAGCACCTGAGTCAACTCATTGATGTTATAACGTCATCCTGCCCGGCAAACGGGACTGCTCAAACCGTCAGCAACTCTGAGAGCTCTGATGGAGGGACAGGAAAGCAAAGTAGTGTCAAGCCTGAAATACTACTTAATATTTGCGATCTCCTATGTTTTTGTATCGTGCATCATCCTTACAGAATAAA GTGCAACTTTCTTCTTAATAATGTGATAGATAAAGTTCTGTTTCTGACACGAAGAAAAGAAAAGTACCTGGTAGTTGCTGCTGTTAGATTTATGAGAACTCTTATTTCCCGCAAT GATGAGCATTTGATGAATTACATAGCAAAGCACAATCTCCTAAAACCGGTTGTTGATGTCTTTGTTGCTAATGGAGAACGATACAATCTTCTAAACTCAGCTGTTCTTGAACTTTTTGAGCATATTCGTAAG GATAACATGAAGATATTGCTCAAGTATTTAGTCGACTCATTCTGGGATGAACTGGTCAAGTTTGAAAAGTTGACATCTATCCACTCTTTGAAAATTAAATATGAGCAG TCCCTAGATTGTTCAGGAACGAGAAGTGTCGGCAATCTATTAGATGACCCGAGGAAACGAGTTGATGACCGCGGtttagagaaagaagaagaagaatatttcAATGAAGACAG TGACGAGGAAGATTCTGCCTCTGCCTCCGTGGCGAATGCAAGTAGAGCGCAGCCTCAGCCGGCCTTGCCTAATGGATCTGCTCCAAGCGTCTCACCTGTGAG ATCTGGGGGGCTtgttgattatgatgatgatgaggatgatgaaGATTATAAGCCACCACCTAAGAAGCAATCAGATAATTCTGATGAAGATGGATCAGTGGAGTCTTTCCCGTTGAAGCGTAAGCTATCGCCGAAAGAAGAGCCTGAGCCAAGAAGGTTGCAGCGTATTGCGAAAGGTTCAAAGTCTCGAGACAGTGTTTTTGCTGCTTTATGCTCAACCTTAAGTCAAGCAGTTTTACCGTCTAAAAAGACAGGAAGTACAGCACAAGATGGTCCATGCTCAGATGGAGACAAGAAATCTGTCGAGTCCAACCATGAGGAGAAAGAAAATTCTACTGATCATGGGAGTGCTGATGGTCCATGCTCAGATGGGGACAAGAAATCTGTCGAGTCCAACCATGAGAAAGAAAATTCTACTGATAATGGGTGTGCTGATTTGGATAATCACGACGACCAAGGACCAATTTGTCCTATAAGTTTTGCTGAAAACATGCACGGTTCTCCTGATAATAAGCAGAGGGGAGATGACTACTCATTAATATCGTCAAAATCATCTCCTGAAATGGCTGTAAATGGATCGTAA
- the LOC132604502 gene encoding uncharacterized protein LOC132604502 isoform X2 has translation MGAQEKSPNSSNSMQRVKVYRLNDDGKWDDQGTGHVNVDYAERSEELGLLVVDEEDHETLLLHRISADDIYRKQEDTIISWRDPEYSTELALSFQETTGCSYIWDHICSVQRNMHFSSLNNETFHSVNSDLRELPPVELSTLPLILKSVVESGIADQLRVTELILNDQDFFRKLMDLFRISEDLENIENLHIIFKIVRGIIMLNSPQIFEKIFGDELMIDIIGCLEYDPDAPHVHHRNFLKEYVFFKEAIPIKDPIVLSKIHQTYRVGYLKDVILPRVLDDATVANLNSIIHSNNAVVVSLLKDDSTFIQDLFGKLKLPSAESKKNLVHFLHEFCTLSKSLQVVQQHRLFRDLVNEGIFDIIADALQSQDKKLVLMGTDVLILFLNQDPNLLRSYVIRPEGLALFGLLVKGMLTDFEDDMHCQFLEILRSLLDSYASGSQLGAFM, from the exons ATGGGTGCTCAAGAGAAGTCACCTAACTCCAGTAATTCGATGCAG CGTGTAAAGGTTTATCGTCTGAATGACGATGGGAAATGGGATGATCAAGGAACAGGCCATGTTAATGTAGATTATGCAGAG AGATCAGAAGAACTAGGATTGCTTGTAGTTGATGAAGAAGATCACGAGACTTTGCTTCTGCACCGTATCAGTGCAGATGATATATATCGGAAGCAAGAAG ATACAATTATATCTTGGAGGGATCCGGAGTATTCAACTGAACTAGCTCTTAGCTTTCAAGAGACGACTGGTTGCTCCTATATATG gGACCATATATGTAGCGTGCAAAGGAATATGCACTTCAGTAGTCTTAACA ATGAGACATTTCATAGTGTCAACAGTGATTTGAGGGAGTTGCCCCCGGTCGAGCTTTCTACACTTCCCTTGATATTAAAG TCGGTTGTAGAGAGTGGCATTGCCGATCAGTTGCGTGTTACAGAACTTATACTGAACGAT CAAGATTTTTTCCGTAAGCTGATGGATTTATTTAGGATCTCTGAAGATCTGGAAAATATTGAGAATCTTCACATTATTTTCAAAATAGTGAGAGGAATCA TTATGCTCAATAGCCCTCAGATCTTTGAAAAAATATTTGGTGATGAGCTGATGATAGATATTATTGGGTGTCTTGAAT ATGATCCAGATGCTCCGCATGTTCATCATCGCAATTTTCTCAAAGAGTATGTGTTCTTCAAGGAG GCTATACCTATTAAAGATCCGATAGTCCTTTCAAAGATACATCAAACATACCGAGTTGGCTATCTAAAG GATGTCATTTTGCCTCGAGTGTTGGATGATGCGACAGTTGCAAACCTTAATTCCATAATCCATTCAAACAATGCAGTT GTTGTATCTCTCTTAAAAGATGATAGCACCTTCATTCAGGATTTGTTTGGAAAGTTGAAGTTGCCTTCTGCAGAGTCAAAGAAGAATTTG GTGCACTTTTTGCATGAGTTTTGTACTTTGAGTAAGAGTTTGCAGGTGGTCCAGCAACATCGGCTATTTAG GGATCTTGTTAATGAAGGCATATTCGATATCATAGCTGATGCTTTGCAGAGCCAAGACAAAAAGCTAGTCCTGATGGG GACAGACgtcctcattcttttcttgaatCAAGATCCAAATCTTCTGCGGTCTTATGTAATTCGTCCGGAAGGTCTTGCTCTGTTTGGTCTTCTG GTCAAAGGTATGCTAACAGACTTTGAGGATGACATGCACTGCCAGTTTCTTGAAATTCTGCGCAGTCTCTTGGATTCGTATGCATCAGGATCACAG CTTGGAGCCTTTATGTGA
- the LOC132604503 gene encoding large ribosomal subunit protein eL29z-like, whose translation MAKSKNHTAHNQSYKAHRNGIKKPKSHRHSSTKGMDPKFLRNQRYARKHNNNNKTVESAEE comes from the exons ATGGCAAAGTCAAAGAATCACACAGCTCACAACCAGTCATACAAGGCACACAGGAATGGAATCAAGAAACCCAAAAGCCATCGTCACAGTTCCACCAAAGGG ATGGATCCCAAGTTTTTGAGGAACCAGAGGTATGCTAGGaagcacaacaacaacaacaagactGTTGAATCTGCTGAAGAGTAA